In Phacochoerus africanus isolate WHEZ1 chromosome 1, ROS_Pafr_v1, whole genome shotgun sequence, the following are encoded in one genomic region:
- the TDGF1 gene encoding teratocarcinoma-derived growth factor 1, translated as MTVSTMQFQAAISSHLRLEYYRTHKSLVSWRIRNKGLGHREHARPSPGDLAFRDDSLQSQEEPAIRHRPSQFVPSTGIQNSKELNRTCCLNGGTCMLGSFCACPPSFYGRNCEHDRRKENCGSVPHDTWLPRKCSMCKCWHGQLRCLPQSFLPGCDGHVMDEHLTASRNPELTMSACAFILPGICLAIQSYY; from the exons ATGACTGTCTCTACCATGCAGTTCCAAGCAGCCATCAGTTCTCACTTGCGCTTGGAATACTATCGGACCCATAAATCTCTGGTCAGCTGGAGAATAAGGAACAAGG GATTGGGCCACCGTGAACATGCCCGTCCGTCACCAGGAGACCTGGCCTTCAGAGATGACAGCCTTCAGTCCCAGGAGGAGCCTGCAATTCGTCATCGACCTTCCCAGTTTGTACCATCCACGGGAATCCAGAACA GTAAGGAGCTAAACAGAACCTGCTGTCTGAATGGGGGCACCTGCATGCTGGGGTCCTTTTGTGCTTGCCCTCCTTCCTTCTATGGACGAAACTGTGAGCATGACAGGCGCAAAGA GAACTGCGGGTCTGTGCCCCATGATACCTGGCTGCCCAGGAAGTGTTCCATGTGTAAATGCTGGCATGGCCAGCTTCGCTGCCTTCCTCAGTCATTCCTACCTGGTTGTG ATGGCCATGTGATGGATGAGCACCTCACAGCTTCCAGGAATCCAGAATTAACAATGTCTGCATGCGCTTTTATTCTACCTGGCATCTGCCTTGCCATACAGAGTTATTACTAA